The following proteins are co-located in the Anoplopoma fimbria isolate UVic2021 breed Golden Eagle Sablefish chromosome 18, Afim_UVic_2022, whole genome shotgun sequence genome:
- the tatdn3 gene encoding putative deoxyribonuclease tatdn3 isoform X3 — translation MEDGFVDCHCHISACEFEEDLEDVIQRSREAGVKTLVAVTEEVGEFDRVLQLQERYPDLVAPCFGLHPLQGGEGPERRSVKPQDLDAALPQFYKHRERLVAIGEIGLDFTPWCSPSQQDRDDQMCVFIKQLHVAKELDLPVNVHSRSAAKVAIETMREQGISRALLHNFAGKPSVALEGVKAGYLFSFPPAVCRNQQRDKLIKQIPLEHICLETDSPALGLDKHERNEPRNIVLSCRYIADVKGVSPETVQLITAENAHRLFPKVKANMPY, via the exons ATGGAGGATGGCTTTGTGGACTGTCACTGTCACATATCAGCCTGTGAGTTTGAAGAG GATCTGGAGGATGTGatccagaggagcagagag gccggGGTTAAGACTCTGGTCGCCGTTACAGAAGAAGTCGGAGAGTTTGACAGAGTTCTCCAGCTGCAGGAACG TTATCCGGATCTGGTGGCTCCATGTTTCGGCCTCCATCCTCTGCAGGGCGGCGAGGGCCCCGAGCGGCGCAGCGTGAAGCCTCAG GATCTGGATGCTGCCCTGCCTCAGTTCTACAAACACAGAGAACGCCTCGTCGCTATTGGAGAG ATCGGTTTAGACTTCACGCCGTGGTGTTCTCCATCTCAGCAGGACAGAGACGACCAGATGTGTGTCTTCATTAAACAGCTTCACGTCGCCAAAGAGCTGGACCTCCCCGT GAACGTCCACTCCCGATCAGCTGCTAAGGTCGCCATAGAGACCATGAGAGAACAAG GTATCAGTCGAGCTCTGCTTCATAACTTTGCGGGGAAGCCGTCGGTCGCTCTGGAAGGCGTGAAGGCCGGTTACCTTTTCTCCTTCCCACCCGCCGTCTGCAGGAACCAACAG AGGGACAAACTGATCAAGCAGATCCCGCTGGAACACATCTGTCTGGAGACGGACTCTCCTGCACTGGGGCTCGACAAGCAT GAGAGAAACGAGCCCCGTAACATCGTTCTGTCCTGCCGGTACATCGCTGACGTCAAAGGTGTGTCGCCGGAAACCGTTCAGCTCATCACCGCAGAAAACGCACACAGACTTTTCCCAAAAGTTAAAGCTAACATGCCGTACTAA
- the tatdn3 gene encoding putative deoxyribonuclease tatdn3 isoform X2, whose translation MALWTVTVTYQPDLEDVIQRSREAGVKTLVAVTEEVGEFDRVLQLQERYPDLVAPCFGLHPLQGGEGPERRSVKPQDLDAALPQFYKHRERLVAIGEIGLDFTPWCSPSQQDRDDQMCVFIKQLHVAKELDLPVNVHSRSAAKVAIETMREQGISRALLHNFAGKPSVALEGVKAGYLFSFPPAVCRNQQTTDLYITIQRDKLIKQIPLEHICLETDSPALGLDKHERNEPRNIVLSCRYIADVKGVSPETVQLITAENAHRLFPKVKANMPY comes from the exons ATGGCTTTGTGGACTGTCACTGTCACATATCAGCCT GATCTGGAGGATGTGatccagaggagcagagag gccggGGTTAAGACTCTGGTCGCCGTTACAGAAGAAGTCGGAGAGTTTGACAGAGTTCTCCAGCTGCAGGAACG TTATCCGGATCTGGTGGCTCCATGTTTCGGCCTCCATCCTCTGCAGGGCGGCGAGGGCCCCGAGCGGCGCAGCGTGAAGCCTCAG GATCTGGATGCTGCCCTGCCTCAGTTCTACAAACACAGAGAACGCCTCGTCGCTATTGGAGAG ATCGGTTTAGACTTCACGCCGTGGTGTTCTCCATCTCAGCAGGACAGAGACGACCAGATGTGTGTCTTCATTAAACAGCTTCACGTCGCCAAAGAGCTGGACCTCCCCGT GAACGTCCACTCCCGATCAGCTGCTAAGGTCGCCATAGAGACCATGAGAGAACAAG GTATCAGTCGAGCTCTGCTTCATAACTTTGCGGGGAAGCCGTCGGTCGCTCTGGAAGGCGTGAAGGCCGGTTACCTTTTCTCCTTCCCACCCGCCGTCTGCAGGAACCAACAG ACAACAGATTTGTATATCACCATCCAGAGGGACAAACTGATCAAGCAGATCCCGCTGGAACACATCTGTCTGGAGACGGACTCTCCTGCACTGGGGCTCGACAAGCAT GAGAGAAACGAGCCCCGTAACATCGTTCTGTCCTGCCGGTACATCGCTGACGTCAAAGGTGTGTCGCCGGAAACCGTTCAGCTCATCACCGCAGAAAACGCACACAGACTTTTCCCAAAAGTTAAAGCTAACATGCCGTACTAA
- the LOC129107116 gene encoding spermatogenesis-associated protein 45-like has protein sequence MSGAEQRALLELNLRRETWCQVEVNPQQSWELTQRRHYQSHLQTSPVLLTAMTAGQQPRSARRELQPPSQLLERRHFRESSKKPGGVTDIMGRSSVQTCYIP, from the coding sequence ATGTCTGGAGCTGAGCAGCGGGCTCTCCTGGAGCTCAACCTGCGGAGGGAGACGTGGTGTCAGGTGGAGGTGAACCCCCAGCAGTCCTGGGAGCTGACCCAGAGGAGACACTACCAGAGCCACCTGCAGACCAGCCCGGTCCTCCTCACCGCCATGACCGCCGGACAGCAGCCAAGGTCGGCCCGCAGAGAGCTGCAGCCCCCCTCCCAGCTCCTGGAGAGAAGACACTTCAGAGAGAGCAGTAAGAAGCCTGGAGGTGTCACTGACATCATGGGAAGGTCTTCAGTGCAAACATGTTATATTCCATAA
- the flvcr1 gene encoding feline leukemia virus subgroup C receptor-related protein 1: MVAGELVQEHVRPDTGALGDVELGRRSPEPELYAQPTHGEVPTHGERRDKELLQEEREAMLPNGGGGGGGGEELETRLYRRRFAVLTVFSLSSLVNAFQWIQYSIITNVFTHYYQVANDKVDLLSIVYMLVYVPLIFPATWLLDRKGLRLTALLGAGLNCAGAWMKCASVSPERFGVTVAAQVVCSVAQVFILGLPSRVASVWFGPGEVSTACAGAVLGNQLGTAIGFLLPPVLVPNTPDDVELMGHNISIMFYGTAAVSTVLFILTVIVIKDRPPLPPSHAQAVLPSSPTEDYSYKQSIVNLMKNKAFVFLLISYGIMTGSFYSVSTLLNQMILACYANSELNAGRIGLTLVVAGMGGSILCGVWLDHTKTYKMTTLIVYGLSFLGMVVFTFTLKLNNIILVFFTAGALGFFMTGYLPLGFEFGVEITYPESEGTSSGLLNAFAQMFGIIFTLIQGKLITNYNPLIGNIFLCAWIFLGILLTALIKSELKRHNVNMEADKDHMKALHDAKSNQARTRSSVDLPAGGPPTGHRGPTLPVQTCSGILVSSSNTLAKKITSN, encoded by the exons ATGGTGGCTGGAGAGCTGGTCCAGGAGCATGTGCGTCCAGACACAGGAGCACTTGGAGATGTGGAGCTCGGAAGAAGGTCTCCAGAACCAGAACTTTACGCACAGCCGACCCATGGAGAGGTTCCGACccatggagagaggagagacaaggagctgctgcaggaggagagagaggcgaTGCTGCccaatggaggaggaggaggaggaggaggagaggagctggagacCAGGCTGTACCGACGCAGGTTCGCAGTCCTCACAGTGTTCAGCCTGTCCTCCCTGGTCAACGCCTTCCAGTGGATCCAGTACAGCATCATCACCAATGTCTTCACGCACTACTACCAGGTGGCCAATGACAAGGTGGACCTGCTCTCCATCGTCTACATGCTGGTGTATGTGCCTCTCATCTTCCCGGCCACCTGGCTGCTGGACAGGAAGGGTCTCCGGCTCACGGCCCTGCTGGGAGCCGGACTCAACTGCGCCGGTGCCTGGATGAAGTGCGCCAGTGTGAGTCCGGAGCGGTTCGGGGTCACCGTGGCGGCGCAGGTGGTCTGCTCCGTGGCGCAGGTGTTCATCCTCGGCCTGCCGTCCAGAGTCGCCTCGGTGTGGTTCGGGCCCGGGGAGGTCTCCACTGCGTGTGCAGGGGCCGTGCTGGGGAACcag TTAGGAACAGCCATAGGTTTCCTGCTGCCTCCGGTTTTGGTTCCCAACACGCCCGATGACGTTGAACTTATGGGTCACAACATCAGCATCATGTTCTACGGCACCGCTGCTGTGTCCACCgtgctcttcatcctcactgtTATag TGATTAAGGAccgcccccccctccctcccagtCACGCCCAGGCCGTCCTACCAAGCTCCCCCACCGAAGATTACTCCTACAAACAGTCCATCGTGAACCTGATGAAGAATAAAGCGTTTGTGTTCCTGCTCATCAGCTACG gtATAATGACTGGTTCCTTCTACTCTGTCTCAACACTACTCAACCAGATGATCTTGGCCTGCTATGCG aacTCGGAGTTGAATGCTGGGAGAATCGGTTTGACTCTGGTTGTTGCTGGGATGGGCGGCTCCATCCTGTGTGGCGTGTGGCTGGACCACACCAAGACATACAA GATGACGACGCTGATCGTGTACGGCCTGTCGTTTCTGGGCATGGTGGTCTTCACCTTCACCCTGAAGCTCAACAACATCATTCTGGTCTTCTTCACGGCTGGAGCTCTGGG GTTCTTCATGACGGGTTACCTTCCTCTGGGCTTTGAGTTCGGAGTGGAGATCACCTACCCAGAGTCTGAAGGAACGTCGTCAGGACTCCTCAATGCTTTTGCTCAG atgtttgGGATCATATTCACTCTGATTCAGGGCAAACTGATCACAAACTACAATCCCCTGATTGGAAATATCTTCCTCTGCGCCTGGATCTTCCTGGGAATACTGCTCACTG ccTTAATTAAGTCAGAACTGAAAAGACACAATGTCAACATGGAGGCGGACAAGGATCACATGAAAGca
- the tatdn3 gene encoding putative deoxyribonuclease tatdn3 isoform X1: MEDGFVDCHCHISACEFEEDLEDVIQRSREAGVKTLVAVTEEVGEFDRVLQLQERYPDLVAPCFGLHPLQGGEGPERRSVKPQDLDAALPQFYKHRERLVAIGEIGLDFTPWCSPSQQDRDDQMCVFIKQLHVAKELDLPVNVHSRSAAKVAIETMREQGISRALLHNFAGKPSVALEGVKAGYLFSFPPAVCRNQQTTDLYITIQRDKLIKQIPLEHICLETDSPALGLDKHERNEPRNIVLSCRYIADVKGVSPETVQLITAENAHRLFPKVKANMPY; encoded by the exons ATGGAGGATGGCTTTGTGGACTGTCACTGTCACATATCAGCCTGTGAGTTTGAAGAG GATCTGGAGGATGTGatccagaggagcagagag gccggGGTTAAGACTCTGGTCGCCGTTACAGAAGAAGTCGGAGAGTTTGACAGAGTTCTCCAGCTGCAGGAACG TTATCCGGATCTGGTGGCTCCATGTTTCGGCCTCCATCCTCTGCAGGGCGGCGAGGGCCCCGAGCGGCGCAGCGTGAAGCCTCAG GATCTGGATGCTGCCCTGCCTCAGTTCTACAAACACAGAGAACGCCTCGTCGCTATTGGAGAG ATCGGTTTAGACTTCACGCCGTGGTGTTCTCCATCTCAGCAGGACAGAGACGACCAGATGTGTGTCTTCATTAAACAGCTTCACGTCGCCAAAGAGCTGGACCTCCCCGT GAACGTCCACTCCCGATCAGCTGCTAAGGTCGCCATAGAGACCATGAGAGAACAAG GTATCAGTCGAGCTCTGCTTCATAACTTTGCGGGGAAGCCGTCGGTCGCTCTGGAAGGCGTGAAGGCCGGTTACCTTTTCTCCTTCCCACCCGCCGTCTGCAGGAACCAACAG ACAACAGATTTGTATATCACCATCCAGAGGGACAAACTGATCAAGCAGATCCCGCTGGAACACATCTGTCTGGAGACGGACTCTCCTGCACTGGGGCTCGACAAGCAT GAGAGAAACGAGCCCCGTAACATCGTTCTGTCCTGCCGGTACATCGCTGACGTCAAAGGTGTGTCGCCGGAAACCGTTCAGCTCATCACCGCAGAAAACGCACACAGACTTTTCCCAAAAGTTAAAGCTAACATGCCGTACTAA